From Endozoicomonas sp. 8E, the proteins below share one genomic window:
- the surE gene encoding 5'/3'-nucleotidase SurE, which produces MRILLSNDDGVAAAGLSTLFSSLDGVGERIVFAPDRNSSGLSSSLTLGRPLRVTEHSNGFNSVDGTPADCVHLAVNALLEQEPDIVVSGINHGPNLGDDVLYSGTIGAAMEGRFMDLPAIAVSACGKGEEGFITAGRVIRELISKLEQLSLPEGTILNVNVPDRPYEKLKGLAVTRLGHRERPEKPVKVLDPRGKHVYWIAPVGKEQDAGEGTDFHAIAEGLVSVTPLQYDQTHHATLSQLSEWLGR; this is translated from the coding sequence ATGAGAATACTGCTCAGTAACGATGATGGTGTTGCAGCCGCTGGGTTGTCCACCCTTTTCAGTTCGCTCGATGGCGTGGGTGAGAGAATTGTCTTTGCTCCTGACAGGAACAGTTCGGGCTTGAGCAGTTCATTGACTCTGGGTCGTCCCCTGAGGGTGACTGAGCATTCCAATGGTTTCAACAGTGTCGATGGAACTCCGGCTGATTGTGTTCATTTGGCGGTCAATGCGCTGTTGGAGCAAGAGCCGGATATTGTCGTTTCAGGCATCAATCATGGCCCCAACCTGGGTGATGATGTTCTTTATTCAGGGACAATAGGTGCTGCTATGGAAGGTCGTTTCATGGACTTACCTGCCATTGCTGTGTCTGCCTGTGGTAAAGGTGAAGAGGGCTTCATCACAGCAGGAAGGGTGATCAGAGAATTGATCTCCAAACTTGAACAATTATCTCTGCCAGAAGGAACCATTTTAAATGTTAATGTGCCCGATAGGCCTTATGAAAAGCTCAAGGGGCTGGCAGTGACTCGTTTGGGGCACAGGGAAAGGCCAGAAAAGCCTGTTAAAGTATTGGATCCCAGGGGAAAGCACGTCTATTGGATTGCTCCAGTTGGTAAAGAGCAGGATGCGGGTGAGGGTACTGATTTCCATGCCATTGCTGAAGGTTTAGTCTCGGTAACACCCCTTCAGTACGACCAGACTCATCATGCAACGCTTTCTCAGCTCAGTGAATGGCTGGGCAGATGA
- the rpoS gene encoding RNA polymerase sigma factor RpoS: MAAKREDSEQNNFAEDFTQGKSEIDNVLDSDLNENEEVEEKEPAPQTFTPSASDYSRARRDDDGFYKSIDATQLYLNEIGFSPLLTPEEEVHYARLARRGVEAGRRRMIESNLRLVVKISRRYVNRGLTLLDLIEEGNLGLIRAVEKFDPERGFRFSTYATWWIRQTIERAIMNQTRTIRLPIHVVKELNVYLRAARELTQKLDHDPTPEEIAQLLDKPVDDVKRMLGLNERVTSVDTPLGPDSDKSILDTISDEKESDPAELLQDLDLNDSLDKWLGELSEKQREVVARRFGLRGYETSTLEEVGKEIGLTRERVRQIQVEALKRLRSILEKQGLSGESLFS; encoded by the coding sequence ATGGCAGCAAAGAGGGAAGACTCAGAGCAAAATAATTTTGCTGAGGATTTTACCCAGGGAAAGAGTGAAATTGATAACGTGTTGGACTCTGATCTCAATGAAAATGAAGAAGTTGAAGAGAAAGAGCCTGCGCCGCAGACATTTACACCCAGCGCGTCAGATTACAGTAGGGCCCGTCGTGATGATGACGGTTTCTATAAATCCATTGATGCCACACAGCTTTACCTCAACGAGATTGGCTTTTCGCCTCTGCTAACGCCAGAGGAAGAGGTGCACTATGCACGTCTTGCCCGTCGAGGTGTTGAAGCCGGCAGGCGTCGTATGATTGAAAGTAACCTGCGACTGGTTGTAAAGATCTCAAGGCGGTATGTGAATCGTGGACTGACACTACTGGATCTTATTGAAGAAGGAAATCTGGGTCTCATCAGGGCGGTTGAAAAATTTGATCCTGAGCGTGGGTTCCGTTTTTCAACATACGCCACCTGGTGGATCCGTCAGACAATTGAGCGGGCCATTATGAATCAGACGCGTACCATTCGTCTGCCGATTCATGTGGTCAAGGAACTCAATGTTTACCTCAGGGCGGCTCGTGAGCTGACTCAAAAGCTGGATCATGATCCTACCCCGGAAGAAATTGCGCAACTGCTGGATAAACCAGTCGATGATGTTAAAAGGATGTTGGGGCTTAATGAGCGTGTCACTTCAGTTGACACTCCATTGGGTCCGGATTCTGATAAGTCCATCCTTGATACTATCTCTGATGAGAAGGAGTCTGATCCAGCGGAGTTGCTTCAGGATCTTGATCTTAATGACAGTTTGGACAAGTGGCTGGGAGAACTTTCTGAAAAGCAGCGTGAAGTGGTAGCCAGAAGGTTTGGTTTGAGGGGCTACGAAACCAGTACCCTTGAAGAAGTGGGCAAGGAAATTGGCCTGACAAGAGAGCGAGTCAGGCAAATACAGGTTGAGGCTCTTAAGCGCTTGCGCTCGATTCTTGAGAAACAGGGCTTGTCCGGAGAGTCTCTTTTCAGCTGA
- the mutS gene encoding DNA mismatch repair protein MutS — translation MSQRKDTQNQHTPMMQQYLRIKQQHREHLVFYRMGDFYELFYDDARRAAELLDITLTTRGQSAGEPIPMSGIPHHAVEGYLARLVRLRVSVAICEQVGDPASSKGPVERKVVRILTPGTVSDEALLDEQQDNLLTALTRSENQYGIASLDISSGQFTAVEVEGEEALMAEVERINPAEMLINDSFEWPVRIVERPGTIKRPPWDFDRDSAYEGLTRQFQTKNLQGFDCESLTVGLEAAGSLLQYAKETQRTALPHIRSIRQEVREESVVLDAASRKNLELTRNLNGGRDHTLLSVLDKTATAMGSRLLSRWLNRPLRNLNKLQKRQSILSTIKSGYYFEQIQPLLRGIGDIERILARVALKSARPRDLARLRDALNQLPELQSILKTIDSEDIYKLAEAISEHPQVTDLLSRAIVENPPVIIRDGGVIAEGFDTELDEFRALSQNAGDYLVELEKREKEKTGLPSLKVGFNRVHGYYIELSRRESEDAPVDYIRRQTLKNTERFITPELKEFEDKALSSKSRALSREKALYDELLDNLLEALGPLQETAMNISELDVLNNLSERAETLNFCQPELSPDPGIHIEDGRHPVVEQVLTEPFVANNVDLHTAKRMLVITGPNMGGKSTYMRQTALIVLLAHVGSFVPANHAKIGLVDRIFTRIGSSDDLAGGRSTFMVEMTETANILHNATASSLVLMDEVGRGTSTFDGLSLAWACAHHLADTVEAFTLFATHYFELTQLPDECSSVANVHLNATEHDDKIVFLHSVQDGPASQSYGLQVAQLAGVPRNVVSQARSRLQQLEEGSTDQTMRQPPKQAKKVCNENPAQADMFAASQPHPAVEALKDLNPDNLSPRQALGLLYDLKSLIAQN, via the coding sequence ATGAGCCAGCGCAAAGACACCCAGAATCAGCATACACCAATGATGCAGCAATACCTGCGAATCAAACAGCAGCACCGGGAACACCTGGTATTCTACCGCATGGGAGATTTTTACGAGCTCTTCTATGACGATGCCCGTAGAGCCGCCGAGTTACTGGATATCACCCTGACAACCCGTGGACAGTCTGCCGGTGAGCCCATCCCCATGTCAGGCATCCCTCATCATGCTGTAGAGGGTTACCTGGCTCGCCTGGTCAGACTGCGCGTTTCTGTCGCCATTTGCGAGCAAGTTGGCGACCCGGCTTCATCAAAAGGCCCTGTTGAAAGAAAAGTAGTCCGGATCCTGACTCCTGGTACAGTGAGTGACGAAGCACTGCTGGACGAACAGCAGGACAATCTTCTGACCGCACTGACCCGATCAGAAAATCAATATGGAATAGCCTCTCTGGATATCAGCAGTGGTCAATTTACAGCCGTAGAAGTCGAAGGTGAAGAAGCGCTGATGGCAGAAGTTGAGCGTATTAACCCTGCCGAAATGCTCATCAATGACAGTTTTGAATGGCCTGTCCGGATTGTTGAACGCCCGGGAACAATCAAACGCCCCCCCTGGGACTTTGATCGTGACAGCGCCTACGAAGGATTAACCCGTCAGTTTCAGACCAAAAACTTGCAAGGATTCGACTGCGAATCATTAACAGTCGGTCTGGAGGCGGCAGGCTCTCTGTTGCAATACGCCAAGGAAACACAGAGAACTGCCCTGCCCCACATTCGAAGCATCCGGCAGGAAGTTCGCGAAGAAAGCGTAGTTCTTGACGCAGCCAGCCGAAAAAACCTGGAACTAACCCGGAACCTCAATGGCGGTCGGGATCACACACTCTTGTCAGTACTCGATAAAACAGCGACCGCCATGGGTAGTCGATTACTTTCAAGATGGCTGAATCGCCCCCTGAGAAATCTTAATAAGTTACAAAAACGCCAATCCATTCTCTCAACAATAAAATCTGGCTATTACTTCGAGCAGATTCAACCCTTGCTTCGAGGTATTGGCGATATTGAACGCATTCTTGCCAGAGTAGCATTAAAATCAGCTCGTCCAAGAGATTTGGCTCGTCTGAGAGATGCTCTAAATCAGCTGCCTGAGCTGCAATCCATTCTCAAAACGATCGACAGTGAGGACATTTATAAACTGGCTGAAGCCATCAGTGAACACCCTCAGGTTACAGACCTACTGAGCCGGGCCATTGTCGAAAATCCGCCCGTCATCATCAGAGACGGCGGCGTCATTGCGGAGGGCTTTGACACAGAACTGGATGAGTTTCGTGCTCTCAGTCAGAACGCAGGCGATTATCTTGTTGAACTGGAAAAAAGAGAGAAGGAGAAAACAGGACTACCTAGCCTGAAGGTCGGCTTTAACAGGGTTCATGGCTATTACATTGAGCTCAGCCGCAGAGAGTCTGAAGACGCTCCAGTAGACTACATACGTCGCCAGACACTGAAAAATACAGAACGTTTCATCACACCGGAATTAAAAGAGTTCGAAGATAAGGCTCTGTCCAGCAAAAGCAGAGCGCTTTCCAGGGAGAAAGCACTTTACGACGAATTACTGGATAATCTTTTGGAAGCACTGGGCCCTCTTCAGGAAACAGCCATGAACATCTCCGAGCTGGACGTTCTGAACAACCTGTCAGAAAGAGCTGAGACGCTGAACTTCTGCCAGCCAGAACTGAGCCCGGACCCTGGCATTCATATTGAAGATGGTCGCCACCCGGTTGTCGAACAGGTGTTGACTGAGCCCTTTGTCGCCAACAATGTTGACCTGCATACAGCAAAAAGAATGCTGGTTATCACTGGTCCAAACATGGGTGGTAAATCGACCTATATGAGGCAAACGGCACTGATCGTCTTATTAGCCCACGTGGGAAGTTTTGTTCCTGCCAATCACGCAAAAATTGGTCTGGTAGACAGAATATTCACCCGAATAGGCTCATCCGATGACCTGGCCGGGGGACGATCCACCTTTATGGTGGAAATGACTGAAACAGCCAATATTCTTCATAACGCCACAGCAAGCAGTCTGGTTTTGATGGATGAAGTGGGTCGGGGAACCAGCACATTCGATGGATTGTCACTGGCCTGGGCCTGCGCTCATCACCTGGCCGATACCGTTGAGGCATTCACACTATTTGCCACTCACTATTTTGAGCTAACTCAACTACCAGACGAGTGCAGCTCAGTTGCCAACGTTCATCTGAATGCTACAGAACACGACGATAAAATTGTATTTTTGCACTCGGTTCAGGATGGCCCTGCCAGTCAGAGTTACGGTTTACAAGTGGCTCAGCTAGCTGGCGTCCCGAGAAATGTAGTCTCTCAGGCGCGATCCAGGTTGCAACAATTGGAAGAAGGCTCGACTGATCAGACTATGCGACAACCCCCAAAACAGGCCAAAAAAGTTTGTAATGAGAACCCGGCTCAGGCAGATATGTTTGCAGCTTCACAGCCACATCCGGCCGTCGAAGCACTCAAAGATCTCAACCCTGACAACCTGTCACCCCGTCAGGCTCTCGGGTTGCTATACGATCTCAAGTCACTGATTGCGCAAAACTGA
- a CDS encoding protein-L-isoaspartate(D-aspartate) O-methyltransferase — protein MKEVDIHGIGMTSRRTRERLIHRLAGQGIDSIEVLEVIRNTPRHLFVDEALSHRAYEDTALPIGFGQTLSQPYIVARMTEALMAAGPLNRVLEIGTGSGYQTAVLSALVKKIYSVERIKPLHERAKKLLRALSIHNAQFKLSDGGMGWSVMSPFDGIIVTAAPDQIPEELLQQLSEDNGRLVIPVGGRSVQDLLLITRQGDTFKREMLEAVRFVPLLDGVQK, from the coding sequence ATGAAAGAGGTTGATATTCATGGTATAGGAATGACCTCCCGGAGAACCCGGGAGCGTCTTATCCATCGACTCGCAGGCCAGGGGATTGACTCTATCGAGGTTCTGGAGGTCATTCGGAATACACCGAGACATCTGTTTGTGGATGAAGCTTTATCTCACAGAGCTTATGAAGATACTGCCTTGCCCATTGGTTTCGGGCAGACATTGTCGCAGCCGTATATTGTCGCCAGAATGACAGAGGCTCTCATGGCAGCAGGTCCACTCAACAGAGTGCTTGAAATAGGCACAGGGTCAGGTTATCAGACAGCGGTCCTATCGGCGCTGGTAAAAAAAATATACTCTGTTGAGCGTATCAAACCCCTTCATGAACGAGCGAAGAAATTGCTTAGAGCACTTTCTATTCACAATGCTCAGTTTAAACTTAGCGACGGTGGTATGGGTTGGTCAGTCATGAGTCCCTTTGATGGAATCATTGTAACAGCCGCCCCGGATCAGATACCTGAAGAGCTATTGCAGCAGTTGTCCGAAGATAATGGTCGTCTCGTCATTCCTGTTGGAGGTCGCAGTGTGCAGGATTTATTACTGATCACCCGCCAGGGAGATACCTTCAAGAGAGAAATGCTTGAAGCTGTGCGGTTTGTGCCATTGCTGGATGGGGTTCAGAAGTAA
- a CDS encoding CinA family protein, whose amino-acid sequence MNVSLTRANKLFLFDPEAKLMSGDFDKKLLLLAGKLQAGNLKVAAAESCTGGWLSQVFTSLAGSSSWFEGAIVSYSNAMKHKFLGVPVALIDRYGAVSQPVVESMALGAVKHLSVPLSVSVSGVAGPEGGTDEKPVGTVWIGWCFNDQVTTEVFHFSGDREQVRRQAVDVALDGLIKLADRISR is encoded by the coding sequence TTGAATGTATCTCTGACCCGAGCCAACAAACTCTTCCTGTTTGACCCTGAGGCTAAATTGATGTCCGGAGATTTTGACAAAAAGCTGCTGCTGCTGGCTGGAAAACTTCAGGCTGGAAACTTGAAAGTGGCTGCTGCTGAATCCTGTACTGGTGGCTGGCTCAGTCAGGTTTTTACCTCTCTTGCCGGTAGCTCATCCTGGTTTGAAGGTGCCATTGTCAGTTACTCCAATGCCATGAAACACAAGTTTCTGGGTGTGCCTGTTGCACTGATTGATCGTTACGGTGCTGTCAGTCAGCCTGTAGTTGAAAGCATGGCATTGGGTGCCGTCAAGCACCTTTCTGTGCCCTTGAGTGTTTCCGTTTCAGGCGTTGCTGGCCCTGAAGGTGGGACTGATGAAAAGCCGGTGGGTACAGTATGGATTGGCTGGTGTTTTAATGATCAGGTAACGACTGAGGTCTTTCACTTTTCCGGTGATAGGGAGCAAGTGAGAAGACAGGCCGTTGATGTCGCTCTGGACGGCCTGATTAAACTGGCGGATAGAATTTCCAGATAA
- a CDS encoding peptidoglycan DD-metalloendopeptidase family protein: MAGDRLGQEINLSVCSRIFGWIVLTLLLSGCSHDPSSVQVKELRLPPKVVSGSHIVRGGETLFSIAWLYSRDYKELADVNGIRPPYTIFPGQHINLTPSSYAFHSSSPVKKSTTTSSKSAAVKKTTAKMPVKVKRSSSISSWHWPANGKVVQGYHNGNGLNKGIDIRGKLGEPVSAAAAGEVVYAGSELAGYGKLIIMKHNNSYLSAYAHNKELLVREGDSVKAGQKIAEIGSTGTTEPKLHFEIRHNGKPVDPMRFLPER, from the coding sequence ATGGCAGGTGATCGTCTTGGGCAGGAAATTAATTTGAGTGTTTGCTCAAGAATATTCGGTTGGATAGTATTGACTCTATTACTGTCAGGATGTTCTCATGATCCTTCCTCAGTTCAGGTTAAAGAGCTCAGGCTACCCCCCAAAGTGGTTAGTGGTAGTCATATTGTTCGTGGCGGCGAAACTCTTTTTTCCATAGCTTGGCTTTATAGTAGAGATTACAAAGAGTTAGCTGATGTCAATGGAATACGCCCGCCTTACACGATCTTTCCGGGCCAGCATATTAATTTGACTCCCTCAAGCTATGCATTTCATTCTTCAAGTCCTGTAAAAAAGAGTACAACAACCTCATCTAAGTCTGCTGCGGTTAAAAAAACAACAGCAAAAATGCCTGTGAAAGTAAAACGATCATCCAGTATTTCAAGTTGGCACTGGCCGGCCAATGGAAAAGTGGTACAGGGATACCACAACGGCAATGGGCTAAATAAAGGGATTGATATCAGAGGCAAATTGGGAGAGCCTGTAAGTGCAGCTGCCGCTGGTGAGGTGGTTTACGCGGGTAGTGAGCTCGCTGGCTATGGCAAGCTGATCATTATGAAACATAACAACAGCTATCTGAGCGCTTACGCTCACAATAAGGAGTTGCTTGTGCGTGAAGGAGACTCAGTTAAAGCAGGCCAAAAGATAGCCGAAATAGGTTCTACAGGAACGACAGAGCCTAAGCTGCATTTTGAAATTCGGCATAATGGCAAACCGGTCGACCCGATGCGATTCCTGCCTGAACGCTGA
- the fdxA gene encoding ferredoxin FdxA codes for MTFVVGENCIKCKYTDCVEVCPVDCFYEGPNFLVIHPDECIDCALCEPECPANAIFSEDEVPEDQQEFIELNAVLADVWDNITEKTDALPDAEKWDGVKGKLEHLER; via the coding sequence ATGACTTTCGTAGTGGGTGAAAACTGCATAAAGTGCAAATACACCGATTGCGTGGAAGTTTGTCCCGTAGATTGTTTTTACGAAGGACCCAACTTTCTTGTCATCCACCCGGACGAATGTATCGACTGTGCCCTCTGTGAGCCCGAGTGTCCAGCCAATGCGATCTTCTCCGAGGATGAGGTACCAGAAGATCAGCAGGAGTTTATTGAACTCAACGCCGTACTTGCTGACGTCTGGGATAACATTACAGAAAAAACAGATGCACTCCCCGACGCGGAAAAATGGGATGGTGTTAAGGGTAAGCTTGAACATCTGGAACGATAG
- a CDS encoding DUF368 domain-containing protein, with protein sequence MSKMKESLGILLRGMAMGAADVVPGVSGGTIAFITGVYDRLLSALKSINPGLLFKLKSGGLAECWKHIDGNFLVLLFGGILISIVSFSHLITYLLESYPELIWSFLFGLILISGVHMLKQIKHWTVASMILLVLGCGVSYFIGILTPISLTPSYLMLFFAGCIAISAMILPGISGSFILLLMGLYPAVLAAVKDLDILVLMIFGFGCIVGLLTFSHILSWLLKQYRDLTLSYLTGLMLGALGKVWPWKETLETRINSSGQEVPLLERNISPWTYETLSGQSAYLLPSITLMLSGILLVVLLEKFSNRFTED encoded by the coding sequence ATGTCAAAAATGAAAGAAAGTCTGGGCATTCTGCTCAGGGGGATGGCGATGGGGGCTGCCGATGTTGTTCCCGGGGTTTCAGGAGGTACTATTGCTTTTATAACTGGTGTCTATGATCGCCTGTTAAGCGCTTTGAAGAGTATCAATCCCGGTTTGCTGTTCAAGCTCAAATCCGGAGGGCTTGCTGAATGCTGGAAGCATATAGATGGGAATTTTCTGGTTCTGCTGTTTGGCGGAATATTGATTAGCATAGTGAGCTTTTCGCATCTTATTACGTACCTGCTGGAAAGTTACCCGGAACTCATATGGTCTTTCCTCTTTGGCCTGATATTGATTTCAGGGGTTCATATGCTCAAACAGATAAAGCATTGGACTGTCGCTTCTATGATACTTCTTGTACTTGGCTGTGGTGTCTCCTATTTTATCGGGATACTGACGCCTATATCTCTGACTCCTTCTTACCTGATGTTGTTCTTTGCTGGTTGCATCGCTATTTCTGCGATGATTTTGCCGGGCATTTCTGGCAGTTTTATCCTGTTATTGATGGGATTATATCCTGCTGTTTTGGCTGCCGTGAAAGATCTGGATATTCTGGTACTGATGATTTTTGGATTTGGATGCATTGTCGGGTTGCTGACATTTTCTCATATCCTTTCCTGGCTGTTAAAGCAGTATCGTGATCTGACTCTGTCATATCTGACAGGGCTGATGCTCGGTGCCTTGGGAAAAGTATGGCCGTGGAAAGAAACCCTGGAAACGAGAATAAACAGTTCGGGGCAGGAAGTTCCTTTACTGGAAAGAAATATTTCCCCCTGGACGTATGAAACGCTTTCTGGTCAGTCGGCCTACCTGTTGCCATCCATTACTTTGATGTTGTCAGGTATTTTGCTGGTTGTTCTGCTTGAGAAATTCAGTAATCGTTTTACTGAAGATTAA